In the genome of Paenibacillus pabuli, one region contains:
- a CDS encoding RICIN domain-containing protein, producing MKLFKRMSSLLLAGSLLTGSLGLGTEASAAGSYTATADPSKQYQTIEGWGTSLAWWGKVVGEYSNRDEYAEKMFSPTTGLGLNVLRYNIGGGDNPSSNVLEYRKAVPGYQPSPGVYDWNADANQRYMLQAAKSYGVNVFEAFANSAPYWMTISGSVSGAANGGNNLKADHYDDFADYLTEVVKHFRDNWGITFDTVTPLNEPVSTWWKQGNDQEGMHFDRADQNTILSQVQSSLTAKGLSTKLSAPEEYSLDDTTTSFNSYSSAVKSAISQINTHTYGGSNRTALRNAATSAGKHLWTSEYGDGDASGLTMSRTILKDMRNMGASAWVYWQAVDSADGWGFFKNVLNNTQTTSYTVNQKYYVMGNYSKFIRPGYKIIGMSDANTLAAYDAASGKVVLVTTNSESSDTSVTYDLSRFTSVGSSAQVHRTSSTEKLQQLTNINIQNKKFTATAKAGSVTTYVISGMTYSGSTGYEAGAIYKLINRNSGLALDVNGASTAGGATIIQWNDNGAANQQWKLESASNGYYKIRNVGSGLLLDVNQSSTQGGAALIQWQDNGGSNQQWLPVDVGGYLVLVNRNSGLTVDINQSSTTAGASTIQWADNGGTNQQWNLVKVN from the coding sequence ATGAAATTGTTCAAACGAATGAGTTCGCTGCTGCTTGCAGGTAGTTTGCTGACAGGCAGTTTGGGTCTGGGCACAGAAGCATCCGCAGCCGGTTCTTATACAGCGACAGCTGACCCTTCAAAGCAATATCAGACCATCGAAGGCTGGGGAACATCCCTGGCCTGGTGGGGCAAAGTGGTTGGAGAATATTCCAACCGGGACGAGTATGCGGAGAAGATGTTTAGCCCAACCACAGGGCTTGGTCTGAACGTTCTTCGCTACAACATTGGAGGCGGCGACAATCCTTCTTCCAATGTCCTGGAATACCGCAAAGCCGTACCTGGTTATCAGCCTTCCCCGGGCGTGTATGACTGGAACGCAGACGCCAATCAGAGATATATGTTACAAGCTGCCAAATCATACGGGGTCAACGTCTTTGAAGCCTTTGCGAACTCCGCGCCCTATTGGATGACGATTAGTGGCAGTGTGTCCGGTGCGGCGAATGGCGGCAATAATCTCAAAGCGGATCATTATGATGATTTTGCTGATTATCTCACAGAGGTAGTCAAGCATTTCCGGGATAACTGGGGCATTACGTTTGATACGGTAACCCCGCTCAATGAACCGGTCTCCACGTGGTGGAAGCAGGGAAACGATCAGGAGGGCATGCATTTTGACCGGGCAGATCAGAACACCATCTTAAGTCAGGTGCAATCTTCCCTTACAGCAAAGGGATTGTCCACAAAGCTAAGTGCACCGGAGGAATACAGTCTGGATGACACAACGACTTCCTTCAACAGTTACAGCAGCGCGGTGAAATCGGCGATCAGTCAAATTAACACACATACCTATGGGGGAAGCAATCGTACCGCATTGCGAAATGCAGCGACTTCAGCGGGAAAACATCTCTGGACCTCCGAATATGGAGACGGGGATGCGAGCGGACTCACGATGTCACGTACAATCCTCAAGGATATGCGCAACATGGGAGCGAGTGCATGGGTGTACTGGCAGGCCGTCGACAGTGCTGATGGCTGGGGATTTTTCAAAAATGTACTGAATAACACGCAAACGACCAGCTACACTGTAAATCAGAAATATTATGTAATGGGCAACTACAGCAAGTTTATTCGTCCCGGATACAAAATTATCGGCATGAGTGATGCCAATACGCTTGCTGCTTATGATGCTGCTTCCGGCAAAGTTGTGCTGGTCACCACCAATTCGGAATCGTCGGACACCAGTGTCACGTATGATCTGAGTCGATTTACCAGCGTCGGATCGTCTGCTCAGGTACATCGGACATCCTCTACGGAGAAGTTGCAGCAGCTGACCAATATCAACATTCAGAATAAAAAGTTCACAGCAACTGCCAAAGCAGGCTCGGTTACGACCTATGTTATATCCGGTATGACTTATAGCGGCAGTACAGGATATGAAGCAGGGGCAATCTATAAGCTCATCAATCGGAACAGTGGTCTCGCTCTGGATGTGAATGGGGCCTCCACTGCCGGGGGAGCAACGATTATCCAGTGGAATGACAATGGCGCAGCGAATCAGCAATGGAAGCTGGAATCCGCAAGCAACGGGTATTATAAAATTCGCAACGTAGGCAGTGGTCTGCTGCTGGACGTGAATCAGAGCTCGACACAAGGAGGAGCTGCCCTGATTCAGTGGCAAGATAACGGGGGCAGCAATCAGCAATGGCTGCCGGTGGATGTCGGAGGATATCTTGTGCTCGTGAACCGCAATAGCGGTTTAACCGTGGATATTAACCAGAGCTCCACAACTGCAGGAGCCTCGACCATTCAATGGGCAGACAATGGCGGAACCAATCAGCAATGGAATTTGGTCAAAGTGAATTAG
- a CDS encoding glycoside hydrolase family 43 protein, which yields MFTMKRWNTRLFQTCKSGMIMLLGALLLFFMLVPNTARAATSVYTISAFTNTSESNLYIYESYNATNYGLLKGPAYTPPANLIRDPSIMKHTDGLYYVVYTTNWSGNTIGIASSTDKVNWTFVRNITLSLPTTIAHTWAPEWFKDSNGSLNIIVSISPGNYENFKPYVITANNATLSSTSWTAPTELTGIAPNYIDTFIIKTGSTYHAFTKNETTKYIEYATANSLTGPYTFKGTGDWAGWGSWVEGPALVQLDNGSWRIYFDGYSTQKYYYSDSADGFQTWSAKQELTGLTGLVRHMTVLKETGQPGDIRRLESYNVPGSYIRHYNYQARIDTNVNPAEDAQFRIVPGLADSSGVSFESINYPGYFLRNNNGTIILVKNDASAAFRNDATFKRVNGLANASWISYASFSNPNLYLRHYNNVLRLEAVVTTLDKSDATFREVGS from the coding sequence ATGTTCACGATGAAAAGATGGAATACAAGGTTATTTCAAACGTGTAAGTCCGGCATGATCATGCTGCTCGGAGCATTGCTTCTATTCTTTATGTTAGTTCCCAATACAGCCAGAGCAGCGACAAGTGTCTACACGATCTCGGCTTTTACCAATACGAGCGAATCCAATCTGTATATTTACGAATCCTATAATGCGACGAATTACGGGTTGTTAAAAGGGCCAGCCTATACACCCCCGGCCAATCTGATCCGTGATCCCAGCATCATGAAACATACAGATGGATTGTATTATGTCGTTTATACGACGAACTGGTCAGGCAATACGATCGGTATCGCATCAAGTACGGATAAGGTGAATTGGACGTTTGTCCGCAATATTACTCTATCCTTACCCACCACAATTGCACATACCTGGGCACCGGAATGGTTCAAAGACAGCAACGGCAGTCTGAACATCATCGTGTCCATCTCCCCAGGCAACTACGAGAACTTCAAACCTTATGTCATCACGGCGAACAATGCGACGTTGTCTTCCACATCATGGACTGCCCCCACAGAGCTTACAGGCATTGCACCCAACTACATCGACACTTTTATCATCAAGACCGGCTCAACCTATCACGCGTTCACCAAGAATGAGACCACCAAGTATATCGAATATGCTACAGCCAATTCCCTCACCGGACCTTACACATTCAAAGGAACAGGAGATTGGGCGGGATGGGGTTCCTGGGTAGAAGGACCTGCGCTTGTTCAGCTGGATAACGGTTCCTGGCGAATTTATTTTGACGGATATTCCACGCAAAAATATTATTACAGCGACTCTGCCGACGGGTTCCAGACTTGGAGTGCCAAGCAGGAGCTTACCGGTCTGACCGGATTGGTTCGGCATATGACCGTGCTGAAGGAGACAGGACAACCGGGTGATATTCGACGGCTGGAATCATACAATGTTCCGGGCAGCTATATTCGCCATTACAATTATCAGGCCCGAATTGACACCAACGTCAACCCTGCGGAGGATGCACAGTTTCGCATCGTTCCTGGACTGGCTGATTCATCAGGGGTATCGTTCGAATCCATCAACTACCCGGGTTATTTCCTGCGCAATAACAACGGCACGATCATACTTGTGAAAAATGATGCCAGCGCTGCGTTCCGAAATGATGCCACATTCAAACGTGTAAATGGGTTAGCTAACGCGAGTTGGATCTCGTATGCCTCGTTTAGTAACCCCAATCTGTATTTGAGACATTACAATAATGTGCTGCGACTGGAAGCTGTCGTTACCACCCTCGACAAGTCAGACGCAACTTTCCGAGAAGTTGGGTCATAA
- a CDS encoding beta-galactosidase, which produces MTEIPSLLLQEQEKNTQITTEDSIRSELTYDQRSFIMNGERIFLNSATIHYFRMPKEEWRNVLMKAKLAGMNCIDTYFAWNVHEPEEGQWSFDGDNDCGAFLDLCAELGMYVITRPGPFICAEWDFGGFPYWLETKQGIQFRQNNEVYLHYVDLYFDQIIPIIRERQLSAGGNVILVQVENEYGYLMDDDAASAHMNHLRDSLVGRGIDVPLITCVGGAEGTIEGANFWSGADGHYAKLRDKQPDTPKIVTEFWTGWFENWGGPSAIQKTAPLFEKRMMEILRAGYTGISHYMFYGGTNFGGYGGRTVGSSDIFMITSYDYDAPLNEYGRVTAKYAAAKTVTYFVHAFGALLMETEEVPTEQIMVRYPQGVSVRGRLKGNEKIWFLESHKDERETFHVTLEEGRTLPVALNPGQIIPILDRVRIAENVYLTGGTMITGNEVVNGTLTLFIVAEAGQRSVIDLETNTLIVQGSSMQVRAERNPYNGAYRFDLVHFREPGIIHLEASGVPIRFVVLDKKSMDRTWRIDGGDEPNQVRYAIGLDDVDVSLTGQVTGMISDADRTIVLLGSWIDGERTLTGREFISAAGNDSQSGIQDIQDLHVQDSAVAMQHAEFTTPPMPPKLSDSPELSRVTLTAEQRTSSGQPEHFAQYGQDFGYLLYECDFNHSVDEVTTLILPALQDTARIYVNRVEQALVRQVGGACVQMHTTKGKNTLQVLVQHMGRLNFSPHLGESKGLTGPVYIGGSVQDIRRNWHSELGEVHLDELNHLQGAPMLSRSFTLDGADRAILVGAVSQGLRINGMDVSMEGYQDWFSFTTLDVSLYLRPGETNTLEMPFSKSPLNRLELILYRSEDELKDWRMAGTDALLPQQWETYEALNESGHLHIHGQDAAYSGNRNAMSVGDGSYGQPVWYRWRFSKSAVPEHFRVHLMLRLTGMSKGTLHLNGHHLGRYWQIGPQEDYKIPVSWLQDENELLLFDEEGRTPERVRFLYDNLSQYPWVVVE; this is translated from the coding sequence TTGACAGAGATACCATCCCTTTTGCTTCAGGAGCAGGAGAAGAATACACAGATTACGACAGAGGACAGCATTCGATCTGAACTGACATACGACCAACGCAGCTTCATTATGAATGGAGAACGCATATTTCTGAACAGTGCCACCATCCATTATTTCCGCATGCCGAAGGAGGAATGGCGGAATGTGCTGATGAAGGCCAAGCTGGCTGGCATGAATTGCATTGATACCTATTTTGCATGGAACGTGCATGAACCTGAGGAAGGACAATGGTCGTTCGATGGAGACAACGATTGCGGGGCCTTTTTGGACCTGTGCGCAGAGTTGGGAATGTACGTCATCACGAGACCGGGACCGTTTATTTGCGCAGAATGGGATTTTGGCGGTTTCCCGTATTGGCTGGAAACGAAGCAGGGAATTCAGTTTCGGCAAAATAATGAAGTTTATCTGCATTATGTGGATTTGTATTTTGACCAGATCATTCCAATTATTCGCGAGCGTCAGCTATCCGCCGGAGGCAATGTTATTCTCGTACAGGTCGAGAACGAATACGGATATCTGATGGACGATGATGCAGCGAGTGCCCATATGAACCATCTTCGGGACAGTCTGGTTGGGCGTGGGATCGATGTACCTCTGATTACCTGTGTAGGTGGCGCAGAAGGCACGATAGAGGGAGCGAACTTCTGGTCGGGTGCTGACGGGCATTATGCGAAGCTTCGGGATAAGCAGCCGGATACACCGAAGATCGTTACGGAGTTTTGGACGGGATGGTTTGAAAATTGGGGTGGACCTTCTGCCATTCAGAAGACGGCGCCATTGTTTGAGAAGCGCATGATGGAGATTCTTCGTGCCGGATATACCGGGATCAGTCACTACATGTTCTATGGCGGAACCAACTTTGGCGGATATGGCGGCAGAACCGTGGGCAGCAGCGATATTTTCATGATTACCTCCTACGACTATGATGCACCGCTGAACGAGTACGGACGGGTAACCGCCAAGTATGCTGCAGCCAAGACGGTAACCTATTTTGTGCATGCATTTGGCGCATTACTGATGGAGACGGAGGAAGTCCCAACAGAGCAGATCATGGTGCGTTATCCGCAAGGTGTTTCTGTACGAGGCAGGTTGAAAGGCAATGAGAAGATCTGGTTCCTGGAGAGTCACAAGGATGAGCGCGAGACGTTTCACGTCACGCTGGAGGAAGGGCGGACACTTCCCGTAGCGTTGAATCCAGGGCAGATTATTCCGATACTGGACAGGGTGAGGATTGCCGAGAATGTATACCTGACAGGCGGTACGATGATTACGGGCAATGAAGTGGTGAACGGAACATTGACCCTGTTCATCGTGGCCGAGGCGGGACAGCGTTCAGTCATTGATCTGGAAACGAACACCTTGATTGTACAGGGCAGCAGCATGCAAGTGCGGGCAGAACGTAATCCGTACAACGGAGCCTATCGCTTCGATCTGGTACATTTCCGTGAGCCAGGCATCATTCATCTGGAGGCAAGCGGTGTACCTATTCGGTTCGTGGTTCTGGACAAGAAATCGATGGATCGAACGTGGAGAATCGATGGAGGGGACGAGCCGAATCAGGTGCGTTATGCCATCGGATTGGATGATGTAGATGTCTCACTTACCGGGCAGGTCACGGGTATGATCTCTGATGCGGATCGGACGATTGTGCTTCTCGGCAGCTGGATTGATGGTGAACGGACGTTGACTGGACGTGAGTTCATATCCGCAGCAGGAAACGATTCACAGAGCGGCATACAGGATATACAGGATTTACACGTTCAGGACTCAGCCGTAGCCATGCAGCATGCGGAGTTCACAACACCGCCGATGCCACCGAAATTGTCTGATTCTCCTGAGTTGTCTCGTGTGACATTGACAGCGGAACAGCGTACTTCCAGTGGTCAACCAGAGCACTTTGCTCAGTACGGACAGGATTTCGGGTATCTCTTGTACGAGTGCGACTTCAACCATTCGGTCGATGAAGTCACGACCCTCATTTTGCCCGCTCTTCAGGACACGGCCAGAATCTATGTCAATCGTGTGGAACAGGCACTAGTTCGTCAAGTTGGTGGAGCGTGTGTCCAGATGCATACGACGAAAGGAAAGAATACACTTCAGGTACTGGTCCAGCATATGGGCAGGCTGAATTTTTCACCGCATTTGGGTGAAAGCAAAGGTCTAACCGGGCCTGTATACATCGGTGGGTCCGTTCAGGACATCCGCCGGAATTGGCATTCGGAGCTTGGGGAGGTTCACCTCGATGAATTGAATCATCTTCAAGGGGCCCCAATGCTGAGCAGGAGCTTCACGCTGGACGGAGCAGATCGGGCCATTCTCGTTGGCGCCGTAAGCCAAGGTCTGCGCATCAATGGCATGGATGTTTCAATGGAGGGGTACCAGGACTGGTTCTCGTTCACGACGCTGGATGTTTCCCTTTACTTGCGACCAGGAGAGACCAATACGTTGGAAATGCCTTTTAGCAAATCGCCGCTGAACCGGCTGGAACTGATCCTTTATCGGAGTGAAGATGAGTTGAAGGATTGGCGTATGGCTGGTACGGATGCCTTGCTGCCACAACAATGGGAGACGTACGAGGCATTGAATGAGTCAGGTCATCTCCATATCCATGGGCAGGATGCGGCCTATAGTGGCAATCGAAATGCCATGTCTGTGGGAGATGGTTCCTATGGTCAGCCTGTTTGGTACCGCTGGCGCTTCTCCAAGTCAGCTGTACCTGAACACTTCCGGGTGCACTTGATGCTTCGCCTTACCGGGATGAGCAAAGGAACACTTCATCTGAACGGACACCATCTGGGACGTTACTGGCAGATCGGTCCGCAAGAGGATTACAAAATTCCGGTATCCTGGCTGCAGGACGAGAATGAATTGCTGTTATTTGATGAGGAAGGGCGGACGCCAGAACGGGTGCGTTTCTTGTATGATAACTTGTCTCAGTATCCATGGGTTGTGGTCGAATAG
- a CDS encoding glycoside hydrolase family 30 protein, producing the protein MNDSKHPFENVNHNHHKQRRRRSRSYILMGVALVALLAGGGIIINHFANESSRTLAFQGEPVRLKLEQSYDHFEGWGTSLAWWANDLGEWKDQAKVSEVMDLVFDAQKGLGLNIVRYNIGGEENPDMKALRPGGDVPGFQPEPGVWDWEADAGQRAVLQGSLERGVNIAEAFSNSPPYWMTISGSVTGAVDGSNNLREDQYDAFADYLTEVVKHYRDEWGITFRTLDPLNEPSSDWWKKGNMQEGSHFTNEKQAEIIKKVAASLQSKGLDGTVVSAADDNSIDETVHNFSLYDQDTLDAIDQINTHSYNGSKMEELRTLAERYGKKLWMSEYGTGGSEPHSHEDMTSVQELAERIMFDLKIMQPSAWVYWQAIEDEGANNNWGFIHANFNGEEQYEMTKQYYGMAQFTKFIRPGTTIIPTDDGRSLAAYDAANQRLVLVIRNELSAGTTAFELGAFDHSSTSTAQVYQTSPERNMEQLEDIPVYTNGLEVSTADNSITTVVLEGVMLQAN; encoded by the coding sequence ATGAATGACAGCAAGCACCCTTTCGAAAATGTCAATCATAATCATCACAAGCAGCGCAGGCGGCGCAGCCGGAGCTACATCCTGATGGGTGTGGCCCTGGTCGCGCTGCTCGCGGGAGGAGGAATTATCATCAATCATTTTGCCAATGAATCATCCAGAACACTTGCATTCCAAGGGGAGCCGGTACGTCTGAAGCTGGAGCAATCCTATGATCATTTTGAAGGCTGGGGCACGTCGCTCGCGTGGTGGGCCAACGATCTTGGAGAGTGGAAGGATCAAGCAAAGGTCAGTGAAGTCATGGATCTGGTGTTTGATGCTCAGAAAGGGCTCGGTCTGAACATTGTCCGCTACAATATTGGCGGTGAGGAGAATCCGGACATGAAGGCACTTCGGCCCGGAGGAGATGTTCCCGGCTTTCAGCCTGAACCCGGTGTGTGGGACTGGGAGGCCGATGCTGGACAACGTGCTGTATTACAGGGTTCTCTGGAACGCGGGGTGAACATTGCCGAAGCATTCTCCAATTCACCACCTTACTGGATGACGATTAGCGGCTCGGTTACAGGTGCTGTGGATGGAAGCAACAATTTGCGCGAGGATCAGTATGATGCGTTTGCCGATTATCTCACAGAGGTCGTGAAGCATTATCGCGATGAGTGGGGCATTACGTTCCGTACGCTTGACCCACTCAATGAACCTTCTTCGGACTGGTGGAAGAAGGGCAACATGCAGGAAGGCAGTCATTTTACCAATGAGAAACAGGCCGAGATTATCAAGAAGGTTGCGGCATCACTGCAAAGCAAAGGACTGGACGGGACGGTCGTCAGTGCTGCCGACGATAACAGCATTGATGAGACGGTGCACAATTTCAGTCTCTATGATCAGGATACGCTCGATGCCATCGACCAGATTAATACACATTCCTATAATGGCAGCAAAATGGAGGAACTGCGTACTCTGGCCGAGCGTTACGGCAAGAAACTGTGGATGTCTGAGTACGGAACGGGTGGCAGCGAACCCCATAGTCATGAGGATATGACTTCCGTGCAGGAGCTCGCGGAGCGCATCATGTTTGATCTCAAAATCATGCAGCCTTCTGCCTGGGTGTATTGGCAGGCCATTGAAGATGAAGGAGCCAACAATAACTGGGGCTTTATTCACGCCAATTTTAATGGAGAAGAGCAGTACGAGATGACCAAACAGTATTATGGCATGGCCCAGTTTACAAAGTTCATCCGTCCAGGGACAACGATTATTCCAACAGATGATGGACGATCTCTTGCCGCATACGATGCAGCAAATCAAAGACTCGTGCTGGTGATTCGCAATGAATTATCGGCCGGAACCACGGCATTTGAACTCGGGGCGTTTGACCACAGCAGCACTTCTACAGCACAGGTATACCAGACGTCACCTGAACGGAACATGGAGCAGCTTGAAGATATTCCGGTGTACACCAATGGACTGGAAGTATCGACTGCGGACAATTCCATTACCACCGTTGTATTGGAAGGCGTAATGTTGCAGGCGAACTGA
- a CDS encoding carbohydrate ABC transporter permease — protein sequence MSNPSTVEKTISYIFLILVGVLLASPFLYMISIALASDATTVKSAFTFIPLEFQWSNFYTIFTNNNLGTYLKNSVIITVITIIGSVLSASVVSYGFARIKARGSRFLFIVLLSTMMIPGEVTMVPQFIIFRHLDWINTFYPLIVPSFFAGAFNVFLIRQFVMSIPKSLDEAAMIDGMGHPGIYWKIIMPLTYPILAAIAIFSFSYNWGNFMGPLIYINDPEKMPLALGVQLLTTVGGGQMPPWNLVMIASLFLTIPMVLVYLFGQRYVYEANISGGSSGIK from the coding sequence ATGAGTAATCCATCCACTGTGGAGAAAACGATATCCTACATCTTTCTGATTCTGGTCGGGGTGCTGCTTGCTTCCCCTTTCCTGTACATGATCTCTATCGCACTGGCGAGTGACGCTACAACAGTAAAATCCGCTTTTACCTTCATACCGCTCGAATTCCAATGGTCCAATTTCTACACGATCTTTACGAATAACAATCTGGGTACGTATCTGAAAAATTCAGTCATTATTACCGTGATTACCATTATCGGATCGGTATTGTCAGCTTCGGTCGTATCTTACGGCTTCGCTCGGATCAAGGCGAGAGGCAGTCGTTTCCTGTTCATTGTACTGCTCAGTACGATGATGATTCCGGGCGAGGTGACAATGGTGCCGCAGTTCATCATCTTCCGTCATCTGGATTGGATCAATACATTCTATCCACTGATTGTACCGAGTTTTTTCGCCGGAGCATTTAACGTATTTCTCATTCGGCAGTTTGTCATGAGCATTCCAAAGTCGCTTGATGAAGCTGCCATGATCGACGGGATGGGGCATCCGGGAATCTACTGGAAGATCATTATGCCGCTCACGTATCCGATTCTTGCGGCTATCGCCATTTTCTCGTTTTCCTACAACTGGGGGAACTTCATGGGGCCGCTCATCTACATCAATGATCCGGAGAAAATGCCGCTTGCGCTCGGTGTTCAGCTTCTGACCACCGTAGGTGGGGGACAGATGCCGCCATGGAACCTGGTGATGATTGCTTCCCTGTTTCTGACCATTCCGATGGTGCTGGTGTATCTGTTCGGACAGCGTTATGTCTATGAAGCGAATATCAGTGGCGGCAGCAGCGGAATCAAGTAA
- a CDS encoding carbohydrate ABC transporter permease, which yields MKKKDGKWFYIFISPWLIGFLGLTLGPILFSIYMSFTNWDLFQSPEFIGVDNYKNLLTDDPIFWKSVGNTFFYALISIPLGMSISLWIAYYLNKKIKGITFFRILFYLPSVVPVVASSLLFIHLLAPTEGLINQALAIFGIQGPAWLLDPNWVKPALILMSLWGVGGGVVLLLAGMKGIPQELYEAAAIDGAKSSQSFFHITFPMLTPVIFFNLVTGMIGALQTFAQVFIVTAGGPDNASQMVVPYLFQNAFQFYKMGYASAIAWVLFIIIMALTLVVFRSSALWVHYEEGKANE from the coding sequence GTGAAGAAAAAGGACGGGAAATGGTTTTATATCTTCATCTCGCCTTGGCTGATTGGATTCCTCGGACTAACCCTGGGTCCGATCCTGTTTTCCATCTACATGAGCTTCACCAATTGGGATCTGTTCCAGTCTCCTGAATTCATCGGTGTGGACAATTACAAAAACCTGCTGACCGATGACCCGATCTTCTGGAAATCCGTAGGCAATACCTTCTTCTACGCATTAATATCGATTCCGCTGGGCATGTCCATCTCGCTCTGGATCGCGTATTACCTCAACAAAAAAATCAAAGGTATTACCTTCTTCCGCATCCTGTTCTATCTGCCATCTGTCGTTCCGGTGGTTGCAAGCTCACTGCTCTTTATCCATCTGCTCGCTCCAACGGAAGGGTTGATCAACCAGGCGCTTGCGATCTTCGGCATTCAAGGTCCTGCCTGGCTGCTTGATCCAAACTGGGTTAAACCAGCCTTGATCCTCATGTCGCTATGGGGCGTCGGGGGCGGCGTGGTACTGCTGCTGGCGGGTATGAAAGGTATTCCTCAGGAGCTGTACGAGGCCGCCGCCATTGATGGGGCGAAGAGCTCGCAATCGTTCTTCCACATTACATTTCCAATGCTGACTCCTGTCATCTTCTTCAATCTCGTCACCGGGATGATCGGAGCGCTCCAGACGTTCGCACAGGTATTTATCGTCACAGCGGGTGGACCAGACAATGCCAGTCAGATGGTCGTTCCTTACCTGTTCCAGAATGCCTTCCAGTTCTACAAAATGGGATATGCATCAGCCATTGCCTGGGTGCTGTTCATCATCATCATGGCGTTGACCCTGGTTGTGTTCCGTTCGTCGGCGCTATGGGTGCATTATGAGGAGGGAAAAGCCAATGAGTAA
- a CDS encoding ABC transporter substrate-binding protein yields MRRNLKVISLLMLVMIMGLTACSSKDNGSSTGGSGGKVDLSMTIWGSEDEKKIYQERLDIVKQTYPDINVKLNVVAGDYDQKVQTMIAGGTAPDIMMIAENYQAYASKNQIIPLDDMIQANNVNMSERYSDDIANLMKFDGKQFGMPDRAGAMVLFYNKDLFDKAGVEYPTKEWTQEDLLAAAQKLTVKENGKTVQWGYYPGSWWPQWMQLIYQNGGSLFDESGKPTFNTEPVRKALQFMNDLTFTHGVGPTPTEIADMGNIGADPLFAQGKIAMETTGFWNIGSLAKVEGINWDISPIWGETNAFFNGFTITNASKHKEEAFKIIEALTTPEAQLPMIKAGQDAPATKAGLSSDEFLNAEYGGKKINMAAFSESTIYAEPFNPQWNEMMKLINDKLGVYFNNKASLDDTVTEIQSGLERIYK; encoded by the coding sequence ATGAGAAGAAATTTAAAGGTCATTTCGTTGTTGATGCTGGTCATGATTATGGGTCTAACAGCCTGTAGCAGCAAGGACAATGGCAGTTCAACTGGCGGGTCCGGCGGCAAAGTCGATCTTAGCATGACGATCTGGGGATCGGAGGACGAGAAGAAGATTTATCAAGAAAGACTCGACATTGTGAAACAAACGTATCCCGATATTAATGTGAAACTGAACGTCGTTGCCGGGGACTATGACCAAAAGGTTCAGACGATGATCGCCGGAGGAACTGCACCGGACATCATGATGATTGCCGAGAACTATCAGGCATACGCCTCCAAAAACCAAATTATTCCGCTGGATGACATGATCCAGGCCAACAATGTGAACATGTCAGAACGCTATTCTGACGACATTGCCAACCTGATGAAATTCGATGGCAAACAATTCGGAATGCCTGACCGCGCAGGCGCAATGGTTCTCTTTTATAACAAGGATCTGTTCGACAAGGCTGGGGTGGAATATCCGACCAAGGAATGGACCCAGGAAGATCTGCTCGCCGCTGCTCAGAAGCTGACGGTGAAGGAGAATGGCAAAACGGTTCAATGGGGGTACTACCCGGGCAGCTGGTGGCCGCAATGGATGCAGCTGATCTACCAAAACGGTGGCTCCCTGTTCGATGAGAGCGGCAAACCAACCTTCAATACAGAACCTGTACGTAAAGCGCTGCAGTTCATGAATGATCTGACCTTCACGCATGGTGTGGGACCAACACCAACCGAGATTGCCGACATGGGAAATATCGGTGCTGATCCATTGTTCGCCCAAGGCAAGATTGCCATGGAAACGACGGGATTCTGGAATATCGGTTCACTTGCCAAGGTGGAAGGCATCAATTGGGACATTTCTCCGATATGGGGAGAGACGAACGCATTCTTCAATGGCTTCACAATTACGAACGCGTCCAAACATAAGGAAGAGGCATTCAAAATCATTGAGGCGCTGACTACGCCTGAAGCACAATTACCGATGATCAAGGCTGGTCAGGATGCTCCGGCAACGAAGGCAGGTCTGTCCAGCGATGAGTTCCTGAATGCCGAATATGGCGGCAAGAAAATCAACATGGCTGCTTTCAGCGAATCCACCATCTATGCCGAGCCGTTCAATCCGCAATGGAATGAAATGATGAAGCTCATTAACGACAAGCTGGGTGTCTACTTCAACAATAAAGCCTCACTGGATGATACGGTGACTGAAATTCAGAGCGGACTGGAAAGAATCTACAAATAG